A DNA window from Streptomyces bacillaris contains the following coding sequences:
- a CDS encoding phosphatidylglycerol lysyltransferase domain-containing protein, translating to MSVTVDGDKSVSVPPRLRRLLRGPRPESVPTVVGTACTVVGLIDVAAGVFPRFRHSRMHSLAEVLPGALGPFAAALSLSAGILLLLLAHGLKRHKRRAWRAAVVLLPAGAVAQFAYRHSIVGVLVSLTLCALLIRHRDQFRALPDPRSRWRALANFVLLGASSLALGLVIVSVHPGRVVGDPSIADRLQHVLYGLFGVEGPVDYAGRTSWTVAYSLGALGLLTAVTTIYLAFRPEHPAARLTEDDESRLRALLATHGGRDSLGHFALRRDKAVVFSPSGKAAVCYRVVSGVMLAGGDPIGDVEAWPGAIERFMDEAKAHSWTPAVMGCSERGGEVWTRETGLTALELGDEAVVDVADFSLAGRAMRNVRQMVGRIERNGYETRVRRARDIGATELERIRRAAADWRGTDTERGFSMALGRIGDPADGDCVIATAHLPGSEEGPHGDLKAVLHFVPWGRDGMSLELMRRDRSADPGMNELLIVASLQAAGKLGVKQVSLNFAMFRSALARGERLGAGPVLRCWRGLLIFLSRWFQIESLYKFNAKFRPRWEPRFMVFRSSRDLPRIGIAAMQAEGFVNFSLPRPFRPRAQRPCGHTPRTAQEHEVRAA from the coding sequence ATGTCTGTCACGGTAGATGGGGATAAATCGGTGTCGGTTCCACCACGTCTGCGGCGGCTGCTGCGCGGGCCCCGCCCCGAATCCGTACCGACGGTCGTCGGCACCGCCTGCACCGTCGTCGGGCTGATCGACGTCGCGGCCGGGGTCTTCCCGCGCTTCCGGCACAGCCGGATGCACTCCCTGGCCGAGGTGCTCCCCGGGGCGCTCGGCCCGTTCGCCGCCGCGCTCTCGCTGAGCGCGGGCATCCTGCTGCTCCTGCTCGCGCACGGGCTGAAGCGGCACAAGCGGCGGGCCTGGCGGGCGGCGGTGGTGCTGCTCCCGGCGGGGGCCGTGGCGCAGTTCGCGTACCGCCACTCGATCGTCGGCGTGCTGGTCTCCCTGACGCTCTGCGCGCTCCTGATCCGCCACCGCGACCAGTTCCGCGCGCTGCCCGACCCGCGCAGCCGCTGGCGGGCGCTGGCCAACTTCGTGCTGCTCGGGGCCTCTTCGCTGGCGCTCGGCCTGGTCATCGTCTCCGTCCACCCCGGCCGGGTCGTCGGTGACCCGTCCATCGCGGACCGGCTCCAGCACGTGCTGTACGGCCTGTTCGGCGTGGAGGGACCGGTCGACTACGCGGGGCGCACCAGCTGGACCGTGGCGTACTCCCTGGGCGCGCTCGGCCTGCTCACCGCCGTCACGACGATCTACCTGGCCTTCCGGCCCGAGCACCCGGCCGCCCGGCTCACCGAGGACGACGAGAGCCGGCTGCGGGCGCTGCTGGCCACCCACGGCGGGCGGGACTCGCTCGGCCACTTCGCGCTCCGCCGCGACAAGGCCGTCGTCTTCTCCCCCAGCGGCAAGGCCGCCGTCTGCTACCGGGTCGTCTCCGGGGTGATGCTGGCCGGCGGGGACCCGATCGGCGACGTGGAGGCCTGGCCGGGCGCGATCGAGCGGTTCATGGACGAGGCGAAGGCGCACTCCTGGACCCCGGCCGTGATGGGGTGCAGCGAGCGCGGCGGCGAGGTCTGGACCCGCGAGACCGGGCTCACCGCCCTGGAGCTGGGCGACGAGGCGGTGGTGGACGTCGCGGATTTCTCGCTCGCCGGGCGGGCCATGCGGAACGTGCGCCAGATGGTGGGGCGCATCGAACGCAACGGCTACGAGACCCGGGTCCGGCGGGCACGTGACATCGGCGCCACCGAGCTGGAGCGCATCCGCCGGGCCGCCGCCGACTGGCGCGGCACCGACACCGAGCGCGGCTTCTCCATGGCGCTCGGCCGGATCGGCGACCCCGCCGACGGCGACTGCGTGATCGCCACCGCCCACCTCCCCGGCTCCGAGGAGGGACCGCACGGCGACCTGAAGGCGGTCCTCCACTTCGTCCCCTGGGGGCGCGACGGGATGTCGCTGGAGCTGATGCGTCGCGACCGCTCGGCCGACCCCGGCATGAACGAGCTGCTGATCGTCGCCTCGCTCCAGGCCGCCGGGAAGCTCGGCGTCAAGCAGGTCTCGCTGAACTTCGCGATGTTCCGCTCGGCCCTGGCCCGCGGCGAGCGGCTCGGCGCGGGACCGGTGCTGCGCTGCTGGCGCGGGCTGCTGATCTTCCTCTCGCGCTGGTTCCAGATCGAGTCGCTGTACAAGTTCAACGCCAAGTTCCGGCCGCGCTGGGAGCCGCGCTTCATGGTCTTCCGCTCCAGCCGGGACCTGCCCCGGATCGGGATCGCGGCGATGCAGGCGGAGGGGTTCGTCAACTTCTCGCTGCCCCGCCCGTTCCGCCCGCGCGCTCAGCGCCCCTGCGGTCACACACCGCGTACGGCCCAGGAGCACGAGGTACGCGCTGCGTGA
- a CDS encoding alpha/beta hydrolase → MGLTSKVVLAVAIASAVALFAATVWFWPRLARRSAAAVTGRVGLLLATQLTLFAAVGLAANNAFLFYGSWADLFGQEQELGVVTDHRDGAAGSRHMTRIGTQKPDVPGGGVPSAGGRIDKVVVSGRQSGIESPAYVYLPPEYFQRAYADRTFPAVVVLTGYPGTAENLFKGLRYPRTAHERVKAGKAQPMILVMLRPTVAPPRDTECVDIPKGPQTETFFAKDLPEAVSQTYRVGKQARNWGIIGNSTGGYCALKIGLHHPDRYAASAGLSAYYKAAEDPTTGDLFHGNQALRDRANLMWTLENRPPSGGSFLVTTSRQGEGNLKSTMKFIDKVKAPAQVSSIVLESGGHNFTTWRREIPPALEWLSGRLSAQ, encoded by the coding sequence ATGGGTCTCACCAGCAAGGTAGTTCTGGCGGTCGCGATCGCCTCGGCCGTGGCGTTGTTCGCCGCCACGGTCTGGTTCTGGCCACGCCTGGCCCGGCGGAGCGCCGCCGCCGTGACGGGCCGGGTGGGGCTGCTGCTGGCGACCCAGCTGACGCTGTTCGCCGCGGTCGGCCTGGCCGCCAACAACGCGTTCCTCTTCTACGGTTCCTGGGCCGACCTCTTCGGCCAGGAGCAGGAGCTGGGCGTGGTCACCGACCACCGGGACGGGGCGGCCGGCTCGCGCCACATGACGCGGATCGGCACGCAGAAGCCGGACGTCCCCGGCGGCGGGGTGCCGTCGGCGGGCGGGCGGATCGACAAGGTGGTGGTCTCGGGGCGGCAGTCGGGCATCGAGTCACCGGCGTACGTCTACCTGCCCCCGGAGTACTTCCAGCGCGCGTACGCCGACCGGACGTTCCCGGCGGTCGTGGTGCTGACCGGCTACCCGGGGACGGCGGAGAACCTCTTCAAGGGCCTGCGCTACCCCCGTACGGCGCACGAGCGGGTGAAGGCGGGCAAGGCGCAGCCGATGATCCTGGTGATGCTGCGGCCGACGGTGGCCCCGCCCCGGGACACCGAGTGCGTGGACATCCCGAAGGGGCCGCAGACGGAGACGTTCTTCGCGAAGGACCTCCCGGAGGCGGTCTCGCAGACGTACCGGGTCGGGAAGCAGGCCCGTAACTGGGGGATCATCGGCAACTCGACCGGCGGCTACTGCGCGCTGAAGATCGGCCTGCACCACCCGGACCGGTACGCGGCGAGCGCCGGGCTGTCGGCGTACTACAAGGCGGCCGAGGACCCGACGACCGGCGACCTGTTCCACGGGAACCAGGCGCTGCGGGACCGGGCGAACCTGATGTGGACGCTGGAGAACCGGCCGCCGTCCGGGGGGTCCTTCCTGGTGACGACGTCCCGGCAGGGCGAGGGGAACCTGAAGAGCACGATGAAGTTCATCGACAAGGTGAAGGCGCCCGCGCAGGTCTCCTCGATCGTGCTGGAGAGCGGCGGGCACAACTTCACGACCTGGCGCCGGGAGATCCCGCCGGCCCTGGAGTGGCTGAGCGGGCGTCTCAGCGCGCAGTGA
- a CDS encoding ABC transporter ATP-binding protein yields the protein MIRFEHVTKRYADGTTAVDDLSFEVAEGELVTLVGPSGCGKTTTMKMVNRLIEPTEGTIFLDGDDISAIDPVELRRRIGYVIQQVGLFPHKTVLENTATVPHLLGWKRGKARARAAELLDLVGLDPSVYGDRYPEQLSGGQRQRVGVARALAADPPVLLMDEPFGAVDPVVRERLQNEFLKLQAQVRKTVLFVTHDIEEAVRLGDRIAVYGHGRIEQFDSPATVLGAPATPYVADFVGADRGLKRLSVTPIEESDLERPPVVHLDDTLAEATARLRSEGARWAVVLDGRENLHGWIPADTPADGTASVREHARRMEAWLPLGAPLKQAFATMLQHDAGWIAVIDEGGEGRFLGVLTPARLHEALRRSIDADAQALPRAEVAVETVATA from the coding sequence ATGATCCGTTTCGAGCACGTCACCAAGCGGTACGCGGACGGCACCACCGCCGTCGACGACCTTTCCTTCGAGGTCGCCGAGGGCGAACTGGTCACGCTCGTCGGACCTTCCGGCTGCGGCAAGACGACCACCATGAAGATGGTGAACCGGCTGATCGAACCGACCGAGGGCACGATATTCCTCGACGGGGACGACATATCCGCCATCGACCCCGTCGAACTCCGCCGCCGTATCGGCTATGTGATCCAGCAGGTGGGCCTCTTCCCGCACAAGACCGTCCTGGAGAACACCGCGACCGTCCCCCATCTCCTGGGCTGGAAGCGCGGAAAGGCACGGGCCCGCGCCGCCGAACTCCTCGACCTCGTCGGACTCGACCCCTCCGTCTACGGTGACCGCTATCCGGAACAGCTCTCCGGCGGACAGCGCCAACGCGTCGGTGTCGCCCGCGCCCTGGCCGCCGATCCGCCCGTCCTGCTGATGGACGAGCCTTTCGGAGCGGTCGACCCGGTGGTCCGCGAGCGGCTCCAGAACGAATTCCTGAAACTCCAGGCCCAGGTCCGTAAAACCGTCCTGTTCGTCACCCACGACATCGAGGAGGCCGTCCGCCTCGGTGACCGTATCGCCGTCTACGGGCACGGCCGCATCGAGCAGTTCGACTCCCCCGCCACCGTCCTCGGCGCCCCCGCCACCCCGTACGTGGCCGACTTCGTCGGCGCCGACCGCGGGCTCAAGCGGCTCTCGGTCACCCCGATCGAGGAGAGCGACCTCGAGCGGCCCCCGGTCGTCCACCTCGACGACACCCTCGCGGAGGCCACCGCCCGGCTCCGCTCCGAGGGCGCGCGCTGGGCGGTCGTCCTGGACGGCCGGGAGAACCTGCACGGCTGGATCCCGGCCGACACCCCCGCCGACGGCACGGCCTCCGTACGCGAGCACGCCCGCCGGATGGAGGCCTGGCTTCCGCTCGGCGCCCCGCTGAAGCAGGCGTTCGCCACCATGCTCCAGCACGACGCCGGGTGGATCGCGGTCATCGACGAGGGGGGCGAGGGCCGCTTCCTCGGCGTCCTGACCCCCGCCCGGCTGCACGAGGCGCTGCGCCGCTCGATCGACGCCGACGCCCAGGCGCTGCCGCGCGCGGAGGTGGCGGTGGAGACGGTGGCCACGGCGTGA
- a CDS encoding ABC transporter permease produces the protein MAGANCLATNDWICGEYLRSRSQELTDATVQHIGITVVSVLIGLAVAFPLALLARRGRGFAGPVLGLTTVLYTVPSLAMFSLLLPLFGLSAALVVTGLVLYSLTILVRNILAGLEAVPQEAKEAARGMGYGPWRLLWEVELPLALPALMAGLRIATVSTVALTTVGSLVGKGGLGNLIEDALPSFFKAQVLTASVLCVLLAVTADLLLLGLQRLLTPWTRIPAATGETRTGGTGGPKGSPGAPGGASGVPGDAPGGSGGPAGTPAPVKVEAG, from the coding sequence ATGGCCGGAGCGAACTGCCTGGCGACGAACGACTGGATCTGCGGCGAGTATCTGCGCTCCCGCAGCCAGGAGTTGACCGACGCCACCGTGCAGCACATCGGGATCACGGTGGTCTCGGTGCTCATCGGGCTCGCGGTCGCCTTCCCGCTGGCGCTGCTCGCCCGCCGGGGCCGTGGCTTCGCCGGACCGGTGCTCGGGCTGACGACGGTCCTCTACACGGTGCCCTCGCTGGCGATGTTCTCGCTGCTGCTGCCCCTGTTCGGGCTCTCCGCCGCGCTCGTCGTCACGGGCCTGGTGCTCTATTCGCTGACCATCCTCGTACGGAACATCCTGGCCGGTCTCGAAGCGGTGCCCCAGGAGGCCAAGGAGGCCGCCCGGGGCATGGGTTACGGGCCGTGGCGGCTGCTGTGGGAGGTGGAGCTGCCGCTCGCGCTGCCCGCGCTGATGGCGGGACTGCGCATAGCCACCGTGTCGACGGTCGCGCTGACCACGGTCGGCTCGCTCGTCGGCAAGGGGGGCCTCGGCAATCTCATCGAGGACGCGCTGCCGAGCTTCTTCAAGGCCCAGGTGCTCACCGCCTCCGTGCTCTGCGTGCTCCTCGCGGTCACCGCCGACCTGCTGCTCCTGGGCCTCCAGCGGCTGCTGACGCCCTGGACGCGTATACCGGCGGCGACGGGGGAGACGCGTACGGGCGGCACAGGCGGGCCGAAGGGCTCGCCCGGTGCTCCGGGCGGTGCTTCGGGTGTTCCGGGCGACGCTCCTGGCGGTTCGGGCGGTCCGGCGGGGACACCCGCCCCGGTGAAGGTGGAGGCGGGCTGA
- a CDS encoding ABC transporter permease, translating to MGVIGDAWTWLTTGTNWSGDGGAAQRLGEHLYVSGAALAVACAIALPIALWLGHIGKGGALAVNISNVGRAVPVFAVLALFMLTPLRNSGYWPTVIALVLFAVPPLLTNAYVGMREVDRSVVEAARGMGMSGAQLFVRVELPLAYPLIMTGLRSAAVQVVATASIAAMVGLGGLGRIITAGFNTYDTAQVFAGAVLVAALALLVEGALVALDRALSPLRRRRPA from the coding sequence GTGGGAGTCATCGGCGACGCCTGGACCTGGCTCACCACCGGGACCAACTGGTCGGGCGACGGCGGCGCCGCACAGCGCCTCGGCGAGCATCTGTACGTGAGCGGGGCCGCCCTCGCGGTGGCCTGCGCCATCGCCCTGCCGATCGCCCTCTGGCTGGGCCACATCGGCAAGGGCGGCGCGCTCGCGGTCAACATCTCCAACGTGGGGCGGGCCGTCCCGGTCTTCGCGGTGCTGGCCCTCTTCATGCTCACGCCCCTGCGCAACTCCGGTTACTGGCCCACGGTCATCGCGCTGGTGCTCTTCGCCGTACCGCCGCTGCTGACCAACGCCTATGTGGGGATGCGGGAGGTGGACCGGTCCGTGGTGGAGGCCGCCCGGGGCATGGGGATGTCCGGCGCGCAGCTCTTCGTCCGGGTCGAGCTGCCGCTCGCCTACCCGTTGATCATGACCGGGCTGCGCTCCGCCGCCGTCCAGGTCGTGGCCACCGCCTCGATCGCCGCCATGGTCGGCCTCGGCGGCCTCGGCCGGATCATCACCGCCGGGTTCAACACCTACGACACCGCCCAGGTCTTCGCGGGTGCGGTCCTGGTCGCCGCGCTGGCCCTGCTGGTGGAAGGGGCGCTGGTGGCGCTGGACCGGGCCCTGTCCCCGCTGCGCCGCCGCCGGCCCGCCTGA